From a single Podarcis raffonei isolate rPodRaf1 chromosome 10, rPodRaf1.pri, whole genome shotgun sequence genomic region:
- the SYPL1 gene encoding synaptophysin-like protein 1, with the protein MSDFHLDLSPLKEPLGFIKLLEWFFSMFAFATCGGYKGVTTLLVSCNGLVNGTVRASFAYPFRLNKVIFGSPDPTRCNGTWGETHLVGNFSTTAQFFVTFGILIFLYCMAALVLYLGYMHLYQSGGILPMMDYVFTLSAVFLWLVSSAAWAKALVDIKVSTGPRIIEEISACKIPGTSCLFDSVTSMGSLNVSVVFGLLNMVLWAGNAWFVYKETILHKPNNASPDSGLYPPASGI; encoded by the exons ATGAGTGATTTTCACCTGGATCTTAGCCCGCTCAAGGAGCCCCTGGGGTTCATCAAGCTTCTTGAGTGG TTCTTCTCCATGTTTGCATTTGCTACGTGTGGAGGCTATAAAGGTGTAACGACACTTTTAGTATCCTGTAATGGACTTGTAAATGGAACAGTAAGAGCAAGTTTTGCTTATCCTTTCAG GCTGAACAAAGTGATCTTTGGTTCGCCAGATCCAACCCGATGCAATGGCACTTGGGGTGAAACCCACCTCGTGGGCAACTTCTCCACCACTGCACAGTTCTTCGTAACTTTTGGAATCTTGATATTCTTGTATTGCATGGCTGCCCTTGTGCTGTACCTTGGTTATATGCACCTGTACCAAAGCGGTGGCATTTTACCAATGATG GATTATGTCTTCACTCTTAGTGCCGTCTTTCTGTGGCTAGTCAGCAGTGCTGCGTGGGCAAAGGCACTTGTTGATATCAAAGTATCAACTGGTCCACGCATTATTGAAGAAATATCTGCTTGCAAAATACCAGGAACCTCCTGTTTGTTTGATTCAGTAACCAGCATGGGAAGTCTGAATGTGTCTGTG GTTTTTGGCTTGTTAAATATGGTTCTGTGGGCAGGCAATGCTTGGTTTGTATACAAGGAGACGATTCTGCATAAACCTAACAATGCTTCTCCAGACTCCGGACTTTATCCACCTGCATCAGGAATTTAA